The following proteins are co-located in the Pochonia chlamydosporia 170 chromosome 6, whole genome shotgun sequence genome:
- a CDS encoding major facilitator superfamily transporter (similar to Colletotrichum fioriniae PJ7 XP_007598622.1) gives MAEFFRNTALGTIVRFVSRDQYLSFPDNSKKYQPGNVDESISVQRSNDRQTRHEYGGLAEVEVDWESEDDSENPQNWGTWRKVFISVVICVYTFTVYCGSSIFVPSEEQIMSRFGVSEVAASLGLALYVLGYGLGPLLFSPLSEIAYIGRNPVYIVTFFIFIILSIGAAVCDSFAGLVVLRFLQGFFGSPCLATGAATLGDMFSVVYMPYPLAAWSGAMYAGPALAPILSAFAVEAEGWRWSLWEIVWLSAFVFVMLIVFLPETAAPTLLYYKAERLRQRTGSNIFIPKGSLTKKHLSATQVVKLALIKPFEISIKDPAIAFINIYISLVYGIYYSFFEVFPLVYPKIYDMTPGLTSAVFICVLIACILGTIWYCTWYRLTTEPRFRKLGTFDVQETFLRPGLIAVLGVPAGMFLFGWTSRESVPWEVPTLGIVMFCGCSFVVGLGIFIHLPTSYPQYAASLFAANDALRSAFASGAILFGRPLYVNMGVARGCSLLGGLSVLGVVGYWGLYRYGPVLRAKSKFTAS, from the exons ATGGCAGAATTCTTCCGCAATACCGCCCTCGGCACTATCGTACGCTTCGTCTCTCGCGACCAGTACCTCTCCTTTCCGGACAATTCAAAGAAATATCAGCCCGGGAATGTAGATGAATCTATTTCGGTCCAGCGGTCCAACGACCGTCAGACAAGACATGAATATGGAGGACTGGCAGAGGTGGAAGTCGATTG GGAATCGGAAGATGACTCTGAGAATCCGCAGAATTGGGGCACATGGCGAAAAGTATTTATTTCAGTTGTGATATG TGTGTATACATTCACCGTGTACTGCGGATCGTCGATATTCGTACCGAGCGAAGA GCAAATAATGAGCCGGTTTGGCGTCTCTGAAGTAGCTGCCTCTCTCGGGCTGGCCCTCTACGTTCTAGGCT ATGGCCTTGGACCGCTTCTATTCTCACCACTCAGCGAGATTGCATACATTGGCCGAAACCCGGTGTATATCGTAACATTCTTTATTTTCATCATTCTTTCTATTGGTGCAGCCGTGTGCGACTCCTTTGCGGGGCTGGTCGTGCTGCGGTTCTTGCAGGGCTTTTTTGGGAGTCCGTGTTTGGCAACCGGGGCTGCTACACTGGGTGATATG TTTTCTGTGGTGTACATGCCGTACCCGTTGGCGGCGTGGAGCGGTGCCATGTATGCAGGTCCAGCCTTGGCTCCCATCTTGTCCGCATTTGCCGTCGAAGCAGAAGG CTGGCGGTGGTCTCTATGGGAAATCGTGTGGCTGTCTGCATTCGTCTTCGTCATGCTAATCGTCTTCTTGCCTGAGACGGCAGCCCCGACTCTGTTGTACTACAAGGCCGAGCGACTCCGACAACGAACCGGTTCCAACATATTCATTCCAAAGGGCTCACTCACAAAGAAGCACCTCAGTGCAACACAGGTGGTAAAATTGGCACTCATCAAGCCGTTCGAAATATCCATCAAGGATCCCGCCATTGCCTTTATCAACATCTAC ATCTCACTCGTCTACGGAATATACTACTCCTTCTTCGAAGTCTTCCCGCTTGTCTACCCCAAAATCTACGACATGACGCCCGGCCTAACCAGTGCCGTCTTCATCTGCGTTCTCATCGCATGCATTCTCGGCACCATATGGTACTGCACCTGGTACCGCCTCACGACGGAGCCGCGTTTCCGGAAGCTCGGGACGTTTGATGTACAGGAGACGTTTCTACGTCCGGGGCTCATTGCCGTGCTTGGTGTACCTGCGGGCATGTTTCTCTTCGGCTGGACGTCGAGAGAATCTGTTCCGTGGGAAGTTCCTACGCTGGGTATTGTCATGTTTTGCGGGTGTTCGTTTGTAGTTGGCCTGGGTATCTTTATTCACTTGCCGACTAGCTATCCGCAGTATGCGGCGAGTTTGTTTGCCGCGAATGATGCGCTGAGAAGTGCATTCGCTAGCGGTGCCATCTTGTTTGGAAGACCGTTGTATGTTAATATGGGTGTTGCGAGGGGGTGTAGTTTGTTGGGGGGGTTGAGTGTGCTGGGCGTTGTTGGATATTGGGGTCTGTATAGATACGGTCCAGTGTTGAGGGCGAAGAGTAAGTTTACGGCTTCGTGA
- a CDS encoding mitochondrial phosphate carrier protein (similar to Verticillium alfalfae VaMs.102 XP_003001557.1), translating into MATKSNELSNFTVSDYVKFFGAGALAATSTHAAATPIDVVKTRIQVDDAMKGLNMVRAAKAIVAKEGTSALLTGFGPTAVGYLVQGGAKFAGYEFFKKQYIALAGGPEKAVGNRMGIYLGASATAEFFADILLCPLEATRIRLVSQRGYASGLTSGFMRMAREEGFRGFYSGFVPLLFKQVPFAVGQFSVHEAVNEIIFRSIGPERKAKLTSLESTGVELTSGLAAGAAAAILSHPADTLLSAINKGAGAAHQSATSRMFQLAKEFGPKRLLLTGLGPRLVMTCALVSGQFVIYARCKELTGAPPSIEIHKEKAL; encoded by the coding sequence GCCGCAACGCCAATTGACGTTGTCAAGACGCGAATCCAAGTCGATGATGCCATGAAGGGGCTCAACATGGTGCGGGCAGCTAAAGCAATTGTCGCAAAAGAAGGCACATCCGCGCTGCTCACCGGCTTCGGTCCAACCGCTGTTGGATATCTGGTCCAAGGTGGCGCCAAGTTTGCAGGATACGAATTCTTCAAGAAGCAATACATTGCTTTGGCGGGTGGCCCAGAAAAGGCTGTTGGCAATCGCATGGGCATCTACCTGGGCGCCAGTGCCACAGCTGAGTTCTTCGCAGACATCTTGCTTTGTCCCCTCGAGGCCACGCGGATCCGATTAGTGTCGCAACGAGGTTACGCGAGCGGACTCACATCCGGCTTTATGCGAATGGCCAGGGAAGAAGGATTCCGCGGCTTCTACTCCGGGTTCGTGCCCCTGCTATTTAAGCAGGTCCCGTTTGCTGTGGGACAGTTCTCAGTCCACGAAGCAGTCAACGAGATCATATTCCGGAGCATCGGCCCGGAGCGCAAAGCCAAGCTCACCAGTTTGGAATCTACGGGCGTAGAGCTTACGTCGGGGTtggctgctggtgcggcTGCCGCCATCCTTTCACACCCTGCTGATACGCTGCTATCTGCCATCAACAAGGGAGCTGGGGCAGCACATCAGAGCGCCACAAGCAGAATGTTTCAACTTGCAAAGGAGTTTGGACCCAAGCGATTGTTGTTGACTGGCTTGGGTCCACGTTTGGTCATGACTTGCGCTTTGGTTTCTGGCCAGTTCGTAATTTATGCTCGATGCAAGGAACTGACTGGAGCGCCGCCCAGTATCGAAATCCATAAGGAGAAGGCTTTATAG
- a CDS encoding sorting nexin-4 (similar to Coccidioides immitis RS XP_001246852.1) — MAVTDQDHDQDNFSSISWTEHADDPTADPIPSAGQRDQHSGEASGAGPRRRDHDPHGLGSEKLECTVGSPLKENDGSKDAFISYLITTHSTFQSFQKETTTVRRRFTDFVFLYKQLMRDYPATAVPPLPDKQRMEYVRGDRFGSDFTARRAHSFQRFLARLSLHPVLRRAAILHHFLESPDWNATMRSRSTRASLSTDPSNTSGVFDNFADTFINAFTKLHKPDRRFIEVKDRSDKLDEDLANIEKVVARVVRREGDLETDLKDLAEQFQKLITLEPGVEPAVHAFAASIEDTAAHLHTLRDLTDQDYLGSLRDMQAYSLSLKGLLRAREQKQLDYEQLTEYLNKSTTERDSLQSGYSSSGAGSFIRAKIEDVRGVDHEQARRERQRKLELRVEELTNEVEHARATSDMFDDEVVREVADFERIKRAEFKSQLGGLADAHVAFYGEVIGLWESYIKEMEKEGVVAA, encoded by the exons ATGGCGGTCACAGACCAAGATCACGACCAGGACAACTTCTCCAGTATCTCGTGGACAGAACATGCGGATGACCCGACCGCAGACCCTATCCCTTCCGCTGGACAGCGCGATCAGCATTCTGGAGAGGCGTCAGGAGCCGGCCCAAGACGTCGCGACCATGATCCTCACGGGCTAGGCAGCGAGAAACTAGAGTGTACCGTTGGCAGTCCACTCAAGGAGAATGACGGCAGCAAAGATGCATTCATTTCATATCTGATCACCACTCAT TCCACCTTCCAGTCCTTCCAGAAAGAGACAACTACAGTCCGTCGACGATTCACAGATTTCGTCTTTCTCTACAAGCAACTCATGCGAGACTATCCCGCTACTGCTGTGCCCCCCCTCCCCGACAAGCAACGCATGGAGTATGTTCGCGGCGACCGCTTCGGATCAGACTTCACCGCCCGACGAGCGCACTCCTTCCAGCGCTTCCTCGCTCGGCTGTCCCTCCATCCTGTGCTGCGACGTGCCGCCATTCTTCACCACTTTCTCGAAAGCCCCGACTGGAACGCCACGATGCGCAGTCGCAGCACCCGAGCCAGCCTGTCCACCGACCCGAGCAACACAAGTGGTGTCTTTGACAACTTCGCCGACACGttcatcaacgccttcacCAAGCTGCACAAGCCGGACCGGCGCTTCATTGAAGTCAAAGACCGAAGCGATAAGCTCGACGAAGacttggccaacattgaaaaagTCGTAGCCCGCGTCGTCCGCCGCGAAGGAGACCTCGAAACCGACCTCAAGGACCTCGCGGAGCAGTTCCAAAAGCTCATCACCCTCGAGCCAGGCGTCGAGCCCGCAGTCCACGCcttcgccgcctccattgAAGACACCGCCGCCCACTTACATACGCTTCGGGACCTCACTGACCAGGACTACCTCGGCTCCCTGCGCGACATGCAAGCCTACTCCCTGTCGCTCAAGGGCCTTCTCCGCGCACGAgagcagaagcagctcgaCTACGAACAACTCACTGAATATCTCAACAAGTCCACCACCGAGCGCGACTCCCTCCAATCGGGCTACTCGTCCTCCGGCGCGGGATCCTTCATCCGCGCTAAGATTGAAGACGTGCGTGGCGTGGACCACGAACAAGCTCGTCGTGAGCGCCAGCGTAAACTCGAGCTTCGCGTCGAAGAACTTACTAACGAGGTGGAACATGCCCGCGCCACAAGCGACAtgtttgacgatgaggtTGTACGTGAAGTTGCTGACTTTGAGAGGATCAAGAGGGCGGAGTTCAAGTCCCAATTAGGGGGGTTGGCGGATGCGCATGTCGCGTTTTACGGCGAGGTAATTGGTCTTTGGGAGAGTTATATCAAGGAaatggagaaggagggcgTGGTAGCTGCGTGA
- a CDS encoding Zn(II)2Cys6 transcription factor (similar to Metarhizium robertsii ARSEF 23 XP_007821459.1), whose product MQKRAAAAAATPTPHQLQQVLTPTYTASNVSSDAPLGSDSSHSPSAGTVRSWSDTDNSLLDLYYEYFHPSHPFVLPQPALQAKLTASDDLPSLRLLANAMQYIGSYYRDPIARQHSLREAIYNFDSAVDGFVVQATLLMSLAESMCDEGEEAQKLLSRALTQAQLIGMNTKNFADAEVEADPVLAESWRRTWWMVYIVDANYCIIRGDYKMAISSAETSVDLPCEDENYNRLAIPATTSTMAEYQSREYALEDKPFSSFTYLIDANRIYVMAMRAAKGYPSIARAEIICSDMETQVASWFLMMPPSKRDLPVKQDVMDQLMFQAHLMMYTSLVYLHRPLSNLAYDVAEGLSSCGSPPPPMRPEISIGSIMDHQKHSEKLFDAIRKQNQCLILLPMRAAQMSPFVICMVAGCTVAHLVACKGAFEADDAEIARCRIRVSMGTLKHYEDIWPKARKILTQLKKIAHAILQSGAVIQAPVADFQMLAEQDAMFANFFDKDWLQAFEASAA is encoded by the exons ATGCAGAAGCgcgccgctgctgctgccgcgACTCCCACGCCTCAtcagcttcaacaagttctCACACCAACGTACACGGCTTCAAATGTCAGCAGCGACGCACCTTTGGGCTCTGATTCCTCACATTCGCCTTCAGCCGGGACTGTTAGATCCTGGTCCGATACAGATAATTCATTGCTGGACTTGTATTACGAATACTTTCACCCAAGCCACCCTTTTGTGCTGCCACAGCCAGCACTTCAAGCAAAATTAACCGCATCCGACGACCTACCAAGCCTCCGGCTGTTGGCGAATGCCATGCAATATATTGGATCCTACTACAGAGACCCCATCGCCCGTCAGCACAGTCTCCGAGAAGCCATCTACAACTTCGATTCTGCTGTTGACGGCTTTGTCGTCCAGGCCACTCTGCTCATGTCCCTGGCCGAAAGCATGTGTGACGAGGGTGAGGAGGCTCAAAAGCTGCTTTCCCGAGCCTTGACACAGGCTCAACTTATTGGTATGAACACAAAGAATTTTGCGGATGCCGAGGTGGAGGCAGACCCCGTGCTGGCAGAGAGCTGGCGTCggacttggtggatggtttACATAGTTGATGCCAATTACTGCATTATCCGTGGAGACTACAAGATGGCCATCTCGAGTGCCGAAACTAGCGTCGACTTGCCTTGTGAGGATGAGAACTACAATCGCCTA GCAATACCCgccacaacatcaactatGGCGGAATACCAATCCCGAGAATATGCCTTGGAGGAcaagccattctcatcctTCACCTATCTCATCGACGCAAATCGCATCTACGTCATGGCCATGCGGGCCGCGAAAGGATACCCAAGTATTGCTCGGGCAGAGATCATCTGTAGTGACATGGAAACACAGGTGGCTTCTTGGTTCCTCATGATGCCACCATCAAAGCGAGATCTACCTGTAAAGCAAGACGTTATGGACCAGTTAATGTTTCAGGCACACCTGATGATGTATAC GTCTCTTGTGTATCTACACCGCCCACTTTCAAATTTAGCATACGATGTCGCAGAGGGCTTATCAAGTTGCGGGAGCCCACCTCCGCCTATGCGTCCCGAGATCAGCATCGGCAGCATCATGGACCATCAGAAACATTCAGAAAAGCTCTTTGACGCGATTCGAAAGCAAAACCAGTGTCTCATTCTGCTTCCAATGCGCGCCGCCCAAATGTCGCCTTTTGTCATTTGCATGGTCGCCGGCTGCACTGTTGCCCACTTGGTAGCTTGCAAAGGAGCATTTGAAGCAGACGACGCTGAAATTGCAAGATGCCGAATTCGCGTCTCCATGGGCACCCTGAAACACTACGAGGACATTTGGCCAAAGGCAAGAAAGATTCTGACGCAGTTGAAAAAGATAGCGCATGCTATCCTTCAATCTGGCGCTGTGATCCAGGCTCCTGTTGCAGACTTCCAGATGCTGGCCGAACAGGATGCGATGTTTGCCAACTTTTTCGACAAAGACTGGCTGCAAGCTTTTGAAGCGAGTGCAGCGTAG
- a CDS encoding KEX1 protease precursor (similar to Aspergillus terreus NIH2624 XP_001212357.1) produces the protein MRFASWAGLLGLAAISHASHVPRDYNNNDYYVIHIDSTSSPEQIASRLGLRHEGVLGELSDHHIFRSPKAEHDIVKRQLLQSKRRKRGLGDRDVLDSVLLSTKQETRQHLHKRVIPPPPSGLISPRDNNKPVEWAVKKQQAVMSQLNIRDPIFTEQWHLFNPIQIGHDVNVTSVWLEGVTGKNVTVAIIDDGIDMNSLDLKDNYFAEGSYDFNDHDPVPAPVLSDDRHGTRCAGEIAAVRNDVCGLGVAYESKIAGIRILSKPISDADEAEAMMYKYDKNQIYSCSWGPRDDGRTMEAPGVLIRRAMLKSIQEGRNGLGSIYVFASGNGAASDDNCNFDGYTNSIYSITVGAVDRAGQHPYYSEHCSAQLVVTYSSGSGDSIHTTDVGENQCATGHGGTSAAAPLAAGIFALVLEVRPDLGWRDMQYLAMDTAKPVADEHANWQQTAIGKQFSHVFGYGKVDSYDLVQKAKTWKKVKPQAWFFSPWLHVKKAIPEGDHGLIVSFDVTEDMLKKANLERLEHVTVTMNVNHTRRGDLSVDLISPSNVVSHIATARKDDSANKGYEDWTFMSVAHWGEKGIGKWTIVVRDTKRNEHQGTFVDWHLKLWGEAIDPAKATKLPMPSAQDDADHDKVDIVTAPAATSTLGSPADGTKTHADKPTDHPERPVKPSATSADKKPSTEEASATATSSSSWIDKFPAFGGSKTATVWVVGAGSLIAVFCIGLGIYFCIARKRQLRNDPRNSYDFELLDEEEGDGLNSGEKNGQGRRTRGGELYDAFAGASDDEEEFDEYRDRSAERLASNEDEDDQYVVGEESDDDDGHGRPESRPLGGGSRP, from the exons ATGAGATTTGCGTCATGGGctggcctccttggccttgccgccatttccCATGCTAGCCATGTTCCCAGGGACTACAATAATAATGACTACTATGTCATACATATTGATTCGACTTCGTCCCCAGAACAAATTGCGTCTCGTCTGGGTTTGCGACACGAGGGCGTCCTCGGCGAACTTTCAGACCACCACATTTTCCGCTCACCAAAGGCCGAACACGACATTGTCAAGAGACAGCTACTGCAAAGtaagaggaggaagcggGGACTGGGAGATCGCGACGTTTTGGACAGTGTGTTGCTCTCTACGAAGCAGGAGACTCGCCAACACCTGCATAAACGTGTGAttccaccacctccctcGGGGTTGATTTCGCCGCGCGACAATAACAAACCCGTCGAATGGGCTGTCAAGAAACAGCAAGCAGTCATGTCCCAGCTCAATATCCGCGACCCGATCTTTACCGAGCAGTGGCACCTCTTTAATCCCATTCAGATTGGTCACGATGTTAACGTGACAAGTGTTTGGCTAGAGGGTGTCACGGGCAAGAACGTCActgttgccatcatcgatGATGGCATTGATATGAACAGTCTAGATCTGAAGGACAACTATTTTGCAGAGGGCTCTTACGACTTTAACGACCATGACCCTGTTCCCGCTCCTGTACTCTCTGATGATCGCCATGGCACTCGATGTGCTGGAGAAATCGCAGCAGTTCGCAACGACGTTTGCGGTCTCGGTGTCGCGTATGAATCCAAGATTGCTGGCATCCGGATTCTCAGCAAGCCTATCAGCGATGCTGATGAGGCTGAAGCTATGATGTACAAGTACGACAAGAATCAGATCTATTCGTGCTCTTGGGGGCCCCGCGATGATGGGCGAACCATGGAGGCCCCTGGTGTTTTGATCAGGAGGGCTATGCTCAAGTCCATTCAAGAGGGCCGAAATGGACTGGGATCTATTTATGTCTTTGCCAGCGGCAATGGCGCAGCCAGCGATGACAACTGCAACTTTGATGGATATACCAATTCCATATACAGCATTACCGTCGGTGCCGTCGATCGAGCAGGCCAGCATCCATACTATTCAGAGCATTGCTCTGCTCAGCTCGTAGTCACCTACAGCAGTGGTAGTGGTGACTCCATC CATACAACTGATGTTGGAGAAAACCAGTGCGCAACTGGTCATGGCGGAACGTCAGCCGCTGCTCCGCTTGCCGCCGGCATCTTTGCTCTCGTTCTGGAAGTTCGCCCGGACCTAGGCTGGAGAGACATGCAGTACCTTGCCATGGACACTGCCAAACCTGTTGCTGACGAACATGCCAACTGGCAGCAGACGGCAATCGGAAAGCAGTTCAGTCACGTATTCGGCTACGGCAAAGTTGACTCCTATGACCTCGTGCAGAAagccaagacttggaaaAAGGTCAAACCTCAGGCCTGGTTCTTCTCtccttggctgcatgtgAAAAAGGCAATCCCAGAAGGGGACCACGGATTAATTGTTAGTTTTGACGTAACGGAAGAtatgctgaagaaggcaaatTTGGAGCGGCTGGAGCATGTTACTGTCACAATGAACGTCAACCACACTCGGCGTGGTGACCTCAGCGTCGATTTGATCAGTCCGTCAAACGTGGTCAGCCACATCGCTACTGCCCGCAAAGATGATAGCGCCAACAAGGGCTATGAGGATTGGACGTTCATGAGCGTCGCCCACTG GGGTGAAAAGGGTATCGGGAAGTGgaccatcgtcgtcagaGACACCAAGAGAAATGAACACCAAGGCACATTCGTCGACTGGCACCTGAAGCTGTGGGGCGAAGCCATCGACcctgccaaagccaccaagctGCCTATGCCGTCGGCACAAGATGATGCCGATCACGATAAAGTTGACATTGTGACGGCGCCAGCGGCTACGTCCACCCTTGGCAGCCCAGCCGACGGCACCAAGACTCATGCGGATAAGCCTACCGACCACCCTGAAAGACCCGTTAAACCAAGCGCTACGTCAGCTGATAAAAAGCCTTCTACTGAGGAAGCTTCCGCAACCGCaacttcttcgtcatcttggATTGACAAGTTCCCGGCTTTTGGAGGATCGAAGACCGCCACAGTGTGGGTAGTTGGTGCGGGCAGCCTGATTGCAGTATTCTGCATTGGCTTGGGCATTTACTTCTGCATTGCCCGTAAACGACAACTTCGAAATGACCCCCGCAACAGCTATGACtttgagctccttgacgaggaggagggagacgGTTTGAACAGCGGTGAAAAGAAtggccaaggaagacgaACTCGTGGCGGCGAGCTGTATGATGCTTTTGCTGGGGCAagtgacgatgaggaagagtTTGACGAATACAGAGATCGGTCTGCAGAACGTCTGGCCAGtaatgaagatgaagatgatcAGTACGTCGTAGGGGAAGAgagcgacgatgatgacggccACGGAAGACCGGAATCAAGACCCCTTGGCGGAGGAAGCCGACCATAA
- a CDS encoding MRS7 family protein (similar to Coccidioides immitis RS XP_001240436.1): MSAPATVARRAATRNPLVGNARALSRGLTPAMIARHVGRHSQVSALALLIPMRHASTEHHRPESQHTGPPPGFNVEQAKKPLPKETSTAGAKDASAANGSTAAADQPDTTPAEAAITDLAAKKDGLAQEKEVTKAEKEAKKLTLWQKVKKEAQHYWDGSKLLATEVKISWRLALKMAAGYDLTRRENKQLRRTVQDLGRLVPFSVFIIVPLGEALLPLALKLFPNMLPSTFEGQKSKEAKATVLRSTRKEVSSFLRQTLKETGLPLSQATAQKEEFANFFRKVRSTGEAPTHQDVIKVCKVFRDDMTLDNLSRPQLVSMCRYMNLNTFGTDMMLRYQIRHRMRQIKRDDKAISFEGVDSLTVLELQMACAARGIRTHSVSPARMRTDLQSWLDLRLKEGVPSTLLVLSNAYMYGQGSGEGSSQVDALIGVLSSIPEELFHEIELEVHNAEGAATNKQRLEVLKEQQELIEEENEQNEESQSTGMATPRDVEDIDEKEERIMHAEAEGVEKNLASEMVEAEREQAQATDQQVKAKSSTESK; encoded by the exons ATGAGCGCACCGGCTACAGTTGCCCGGCGGGCAGCCACGAGGAACCCCTTGGTGGGAAATG CCCGAGCCCTGTCACGCGGCCTCACGCCTGCCATGATCGccagacatgttggccgaCATTCACAGGTTTCGGCTTTGGCGCTCCTTATCCCTATGCGACATGCCAGCACCGAACATCACCGACCAGAGTCACAACATACTGGGCCGCCACCGGGGTTCAACGTCGAACAGGCTAAGAAACCGTTGCCGAAAGAAACCTCGACTGCCGGAGCAAAAGATGCCAGCGCCGCCAACGGCTCTACCGCTGCCGCCGATCAACCCGACACAACCCCAGCCGAAGCTGCCATCACTGATCTAGCCGCAAAGAAGGATGGTTTAGCACAGGAAAAGGAGGTTACaaaggcagagaaggaagccaagaaactTACACTATGGCAAAAAGTCAAAAAGGAAGCTCAACATTATTGGGACGGAAGCAAACTGCTCGCAACAGAAGTCAAAATCAGTTGGAGACTGGCGCtcaagatggctgctgggTACGACCTGACTCGAAGAGAAAACAAGCAACTGAGACGAACAGTGCAAGATTTGGGCCGTCTTGTCCCATTCTCTGTCTTCATCATTGTTCCTCTTGGTGAAGCTCTCCTGCCCTTGGCACTTAAACTGTTCCCCAACATGCTGCCTAGCACTTTTGAGGGTCAGAAGTCCAAGGAAGCCAAGGCCACCGTCCTGCGATCTACTCGAAAGGAAGTGAGCAGCTTCCTGCGGCAGACCCTCAAAGAGACTGGTCTTCCTCTCAGTCAAGCAACAGCCCAAAAGGAGGAATTTGCCAACTTCTTCCGCAAGGTGCGCTCCACTGGAGAAGCTCCCACCCACCAGGATGTCATCAAGGTCTGCAAGGTCTTCCGCGATGACATGACCCTTGACAATCTTTCTCGCCCTCAGTTGGTTTCCATGTGCCGATATATGAACCTCAACACCTTTGGTACCGACATGATGCTCCGATACCAGATCCGCCACCGTATGAGGCAAATCAAgcgagacgacaaggccATCAGCTTTGAGGGTGTTGACAGTCTTACCGTCTTGGAACTGCAGATGGCTTGTGCTGCTCGTGGTATCAGGACGCACAGTGTGTCTCCCGCGCGTATGCGAACTGACTTGCAGTCCTGGTTGGACCTCCGTCTCAAGGAGGGCGTTCCATCGACGCTGCTTGTTCTCAGCAACGCTTACATGTATGGCCAGGGATCTGGCGAGGGGTCAAGCCAGGTTGACGCCCTCATCGGTGTTCTCTCCTCTATTCCTGAGGAACTGTTCCACGAGATCGAGCTCGAGGTTCACAATGCTGAGGGCGCTgccacaaacaaacagcGTCTTGAGGTTCTGAAGGAGCAGCAAGAGCTTATTGAAGAGGAGAATGAGCAAAACGAAGAGAGCCAGAGCACCGGCATGGCTACCCCTCGTGACGTCGAAGACATTGACGAAAAGGAGGAGAGAATCATGCACGCTGAAGCTGAAGGCGTTGAGAAGAACCTGGCTAGCGAAATGGTTGAAGCGGAGCGCGAACAGGCTCAGGCCACTGACCAACaggtcaaggccaagtctAGCACGGAGAGCAAATAA